One Synergistetes bacterium HGW-Synergistetes-1 genomic window, TGCCCCGGAAGATTTACTATCACAAGCCCCCATCCCTCGATGGCGGTATCGGGCCTCAGCAGAAGGGTCACATTCGAGGGTTCAGCCTGAAGGAATTTATTGGATATTGCCTTTGGAGCTCTCCCTGACCACAGTATCTGTGGTTCCATCTCCGGCATATCGATGAAGGGGGCTTCCTTGGCAGAAGCTGCGATCCCGCATTCCGTCCTCTTTTGTATAAAGGCATTGCCGCCAACATGGTCAGCGTGAAAATGGGTGTTTATTATAAGTTTTATCTTCCAGTTTTTTTCTTCTGCAAGCCTGAGGATCTTCCTGCCCGACGAAGAGTCGTTCCCGCTGTCAATGAGCACGGCCTCTCCGTTGATCACGTATGCTCCGATGTTGACGGGGCCGCAGGCAACCCATGTGTTCCCTTTTATATTGGTAAATTCCATGATCGCTCACCTCAGCTTTAATTATAGAACATTGACAAGGCTGATTTATATATAATTTGAGGACAGAATAAATAAAAAGGACGGGTCAAACGACCCGCCCTGATAAGACTTTTTTTGATCCTTCTTAGACTACGTTCGGTTCTACTATGCGTTCTCCGCGTTCGAATCTGCGGTAATCCATTATCGTTGGGTCGATCGGCGGTTTGTCGCCGTTGAGAAGAGCTGTCATTATCTGGCCGGCCACAGGGCCAAGCATGAAACCGTGTCCCGAGAAGCCTGTCGCATGCCAGAAACCTTTGACGTCGGTCTCTCCAAGGATAGGAGCCGCGTCGGGGGTCATGTCGTAATATCCCGCCCACTGGCGTACTACACGGATGTCCTTCGCTCTGGGAAGCAACTTGATCAGAGTCTTTGCGATGCTTGCAACTGAGTGAGCCGTTGAGGTGTATCCGAGCAGGGGTTCATGTGCGGGGCTTTCGCCTGCAATGATCGATCCGTGGGGACGCTGCTGGATGTAATAGTTGCCGCTGAAGCTCATCAGCATTGGAGGGCACACGCCGGGATCTACGGGCTCTGTGATGAGGATCTCGTGACGCTCTGCCCAGTTGGGGAGCTTGATGCCCGCCATCTTGGCGATGTCCTGTGCCCATGAGCCTGCACAGTTGATGACCTGTCCGCATTCGATGGTGCCGCGGCTCGTCTCTACTGCTTTGATATTTCCGGATTCGACTTTAAGGCCCTTAACTTCAGTAAATTTGTAAAATTTTGCTCCGTGGCGCTTTGCCGCTTCCTGAAAGGCGAATGTGGTCAGGAACGGGTCTGCATGTCCGTCTCTCTGATAGAAGGTGAATCCCAGTGCGTCGTCTACCGCTACGCCGGGACAAATCTCCTGTGCTCTTTTAACATCAGTGAATATTTCAGTTTTGATCCCGAGGCTGTGCTGAAGCTCCACGTTCTTCTTGAACTGTGCCCATTCTTTATCTTTGTATGCGACAAGAAGGTATCCGCCCTGGTTGAGGCCTGTGGGCAGTCCAAGCTCTTCATCAAGCTGCTCGAATGTGTCGAGGCATGCGAGGGCCATACGGCAGTTGAGTTCAAGTCCCCACTGTGCACGTATACCGGCTCCGCAGCGGCCCGTTGAACCTGAGCATACGGTGTTTTTCTCTATCAGGACAACGTTCTTTCTTCCTGATTTTGCAAGGTAATATGCAGTAGCTGTTCCGACTACTCCTCCGCCAATTATTACTACATCAGCTGTTTTCGGAAAATCCATCATACGCACCTCCTACTCGTCCTCGGCAAGAAGGCCGAGCTTTATTGGTTTCACCGGAGGCCTGATGGTTCCGGGGTCAAGTTCTGATATCGGTTTGCCTGTTGCCTTGGAGAGCTCGCGAAGGATTATGTCGCGGCAGCCTCTGC contains:
- a CDS encoding FAD-dependent oxidoreductase, with the protein product MMDFPKTADVVIIGGGVVGTATAYYLAKSGRKNVVLIEKNTVCSGSTGRCGAGIRAQWGLELNCRMALACLDTFEQLDEELGLPTGLNQGGYLLVAYKDKEWAQFKKNVELQHSLGIKTEIFTDVKRAQEICPGVAVDDALGFTFYQRDGHADPFLTTFAFQEAAKRHGAKFYKFTEVKGLKVESGNIKAVETSRGTIECGQVINCAGSWAQDIAKMAGIKLPNWAERHEILITEPVDPGVCPPMLMSFSGNYYIQQRPHGSIIAGESPAHEPLLGYTSTAHSVASIAKTLIKLLPRAKDIRVVRQWAGYYDMTPDAAPILGETDVKGFWHATGFSGHGFMLGPVAGQIMTALLNGDKPPIDPTIMDYRRFERGERIVEPNVV
- a CDS encoding (2Fe-2S)-binding protein translates to MTEKKNVICRCEEIEIDEIREWIARGYDTFDELKRELRVGMGPCQGRGCRDIILRELSKATGKPISELDPGTIRPPVKPIKLGLLAEDE